The following proteins are co-located in the Flammeovirga kamogawensis genome:
- a CDS encoding transmembrane-type terpene cyclase, which translates to MDFIKEYINLSDYTVTQQVLFFLDAIFWAVTYILVIYNAIKYKFFGIPIEAAVANVAWELLFSTVFTTNLGVLFVWGIRLWLITDAVMLFYLHKYGRKQVRVPFIFKNFNWVTSVGFVLWGLVIYGFVMQYGDPIGAGTGYILNIIMSTLFIFLILAHPEEKALSFSIAMWKGFGTVFVGVGIFLGEESSQFVVIIAAITFALDMFYGWLTLNKEKIIEWKKEEIKSKVKIEVEEEVGV; encoded by the coding sequence ATGGACTTTATTAAGGAATATATTAATCTTTCAGACTATACAGTTACACAGCAAGTTTTATTTTTTCTAGATGCAATATTTTGGGCAGTAACTTACATTCTAGTTATTTATAACGCTATTAAATACAAATTTTTTGGTATTCCAATAGAAGCAGCTGTAGCAAATGTTGCTTGGGAATTACTATTCAGTACTGTGTTTACAACTAATTTAGGAGTACTCTTTGTATGGGGTATTCGCTTATGGTTAATTACAGATGCTGTTATGCTTTTTTACCTTCATAAATATGGTAGAAAACAAGTTAGAGTTCCTTTTATCTTTAAGAATTTTAATTGGGTAACAAGTGTAGGTTTTGTATTGTGGGGACTTGTAATATATGGTTTTGTAATGCAATACGGCGACCCAATTGGTGCAGGTACAGGGTATATATTGAATATTATCATGTCTACATTATTTATCTTTTTAATACTTGCTCATCCAGAAGAAAAAGCATTAAGTTTTTCGATTGCAATGTGGAAAGGTTTCGGGACTGTATTTGTAGGCGTTGGGATTTTCTTAGGAGAAGAATCTTCTCAGTTTGTTGTGATTATAGCTGCTATTACTTTTGCTCTTGATATGTTTTATGGTTGGTTAACCTTAAATAAGGAAAAGATTATAGAATGGAAAAAAGAAGAGATTAAAAGTAAGGTAAAAATCGAAGTTGAAGAAGAAGTAGGAGTATGA
- a CDS encoding 7TM diverse intracellular signaling domain-containing protein, translating into MRNTLNYSIYLIIIFLFISFERVEDSIAKNNDTPLYSYSNFLIYESEEDHLIDVVQHTSSFELYSFNKVKPGRSQYWIKFDVEKYSADPLQLQLVYSRFDHLELYRSFDNKTFEKVGEGGILFDNDLKKKIYRGYSYFPISLGDKNIAHYYLKCNNDDKPFFEFQAVPKDLVLEETAKIDQKIDSLDLILYLFIGAVSLMILYNFCLYFMVKDKGYIYYALHASAVLIFNYCFSGKIIFHLENAEYFQQIIHWSGFTAAALFLIFGQYILNVRSKYSNLYTILNIVIVGLMILNVFVYFEWYFVVTPLGTVLINATYLPLIYIAKREKSFSITAKFFYYGILINFVFITLHIFQTFDLLPVLFGYKNVSALLIGSGLEQMIFSLSLGAKITDSQAKVRKLMMEQNVMLENEVSKRTKDLLEAKEEVEIQNETLSEMNSRLGKQHDNIKSSINYAKKIQDASLPTIKNIGKYVNDFSVLHIPRDTVSGDFYWFKQVRNKTIVIVGDCTGHGVPGALMSILAIQKIETIVSTLEDIKPSVILEQLDQEIRYALNQKSSHLNDGMDAVVCVIDDQKKEIEYAGAKNPLVIIQEDEMKVFKGSRNSIGGNLNFLEDPFKDQTISYKECPITMYMYSDGYQDQFGANGKKFMPKRFKKLLLDISKYNHIQQEKILYSELNKWTNNGKIEQIDDILVFGMSLE; encoded by the coding sequence ATGAGAAATACATTGAATTATTCAATTTACTTAATTATTATTTTCCTTTTTATTTCATTTGAGAGGGTTGAGGATTCTATAGCTAAAAATAATGATACACCATTGTATAGTTATAGTAATTTCTTGATTTATGAATCAGAAGAAGATCATTTAATAGATGTTGTACAGCATACTTCATCTTTCGAACTATACTCTTTTAATAAAGTAAAACCTGGAAGATCACAATATTGGATAAAATTTGATGTAGAAAAATATTCAGCTGATCCTTTACAACTTCAATTGGTTTACAGTCGATTTGATCATTTAGAACTTTACAGGTCATTCGATAATAAGACTTTTGAGAAGGTTGGAGAAGGAGGGATTCTATTTGATAATGATTTAAAGAAAAAGATTTATAGAGGGTATTCTTATTTTCCTATCTCATTAGGTGATAAAAATATTGCTCATTACTATTTGAAATGTAATAATGATGATAAACCATTTTTTGAATTTCAAGCAGTACCAAAAGATCTTGTCTTAGAAGAAACTGCCAAAATAGATCAGAAAATCGATTCTTTAGATTTAATTCTCTATTTATTTATAGGTGCAGTTTCTTTAATGATTCTCTATAACTTTTGTCTTTACTTTATGGTGAAAGATAAAGGGTATATCTATTATGCTTTGCATGCTTCAGCAGTGTTAATTTTTAATTATTGTTTCTCAGGTAAAATTATTTTTCACTTAGAGAATGCAGAATATTTTCAACAAATAATTCATTGGTCAGGATTTACTGCTGCTGCATTATTTTTGATTTTTGGGCAGTATATTTTAAATGTTAGGAGCAAGTACAGTAATTTATATACAATTTTAAATATTGTGATTGTTGGACTAATGATCTTAAATGTTTTCGTTTACTTTGAATGGTATTTTGTTGTTACCCCTCTAGGGACAGTTCTAATAAATGCAACATATTTACCTTTGATTTACATAGCTAAAAGAGAAAAATCATTTAGTATAACAGCAAAGTTCTTTTATTATGGAATTCTTATAAATTTTGTATTTATAACATTACACATCTTTCAAACTTTTGATCTACTTCCTGTACTTTTTGGGTACAAAAATGTATCGGCTTTGCTGATAGGTTCTGGTTTAGAACAAATGATATTTTCTTTAAGTTTAGGTGCTAAAATTACAGATTCTCAAGCAAAAGTGAGAAAGTTAATGATGGAGCAAAATGTAATGCTAGAGAATGAAGTATCAAAAAGAACTAAGGATTTATTAGAAGCTAAAGAAGAGGTGGAAATACAAAATGAGACTTTGTCAGAGATGAATTCTCGTTTAGGTAAACAGCATGATAATATTAAATCAAGTATTAATTATGCAAAGAAAATTCAAGATGCTTCATTACCTACAATAAAGAATATCGGAAAATACGTCAATGATTTTTCAGTATTACATATCCCACGAGATACGGTTTCTGGAGATTTTTATTGGTTTAAACAAGTCCGTAATAAAACTATTGTTATTGTTGGTGATTGTACTGGTCATGGGGTTCCAGGTGCTTTAATGAGTATTCTAGCTATTCAGAAGATTGAAACGATTGTTTCTACTTTAGAAGATATTAAGCCCTCCGTTATATTAGAACAGTTAGATCAAGAGATAAGGTACGCCTTAAATCAAAAATCATCTCATTTGAATGATGGTATGGATGCTGTGGTCTGTGTAATTGATGATCAGAAAAAAGAAATAGAATATGCAGGAGCAAAAAATCCTCTTGTTATTATTCAAGAAGATGAAATGAAAGTATTCAAAGGATCAAGAAACTCTATAGGAGGGAATCTTAACTTTTTAGAAGACCCGTTTAAAGATCAGACGATTTCATATAAAGAATGTCCAATTACTATGTATATGTATTCTGATGGGTATCAAGATCAATTTGGTGCTAATGGTAAGAAATTTATGCCCAAACGATTTAAGAAATTATTACTAGATATTTCGAAATACAATCATATCCAACAAGAAAAGATATTATACAGCGAATTGAATAAATGGACTAATAATGGAAAGATTGAGCAGATTGACGATATTTTAGTTTTTGGAATGAGTTTGGAATAA
- a CDS encoding exo-beta-N-acetylmuramidase NamZ family protein, with protein sequence MIKTIMLCIAWTLLSCTLTDKPKKSKELPESAPKEIIVGAAQTEAYLTLLKDKKVGVLVNQTSTIGSTYLVDSLVNLGVNIKMIFAPEHGFRGKADAGAHVKDGFDEKTGIKIYSIYGKNKRPSPELLNQVDVVLFDIQDVGCRFYTYISSMHYMMEACAEANKKLIILDRPNPNGMYIDGPVLKKEFSSFVGMHAIPILHGLTVGELAHMINGEKWLRNGNVCDIEVVKVENYNHKMTYSLPIKPSPNLPNDQSIKLYPSLCFFEATPVSIGRGTDFPFQVIGYPNKNFGEFTFTPRSIEGAATNPVLKGKLCYGEDLRTEEEGGLQLNYIVEWYNLYKKFEGKSVITKKKWMDLLSGTDALRLAIEEGQTEDQIKKSWELELQKYKEMRAKYLIYD encoded by the coding sequence ATGATTAAAACTATAATGCTTTGTATTGCGTGGACATTACTATCATGTACATTAACTGATAAACCCAAAAAGAGTAAGGAATTACCAGAAAGTGCACCAAAAGAAATAATTGTTGGAGCGGCTCAAACAGAAGCTTATTTGACTTTATTGAAAGATAAAAAAGTGGGTGTACTTGTTAATCAAACATCAACAATAGGCTCTACATATTTGGTTGACTCTCTTGTAAATCTAGGTGTAAATATAAAAATGATTTTTGCTCCCGAACATGGTTTTAGAGGTAAGGCAGATGCAGGTGCGCATGTTAAAGATGGTTTTGATGAAAAAACGGGGATAAAGATCTATTCGATATATGGTAAGAATAAGCGCCCATCTCCAGAGTTATTAAATCAAGTAGATGTTGTGCTATTTGATATTCAGGATGTTGGTTGTCGTTTTTATACTTACATAAGTTCTATGCACTACATGATGGAAGCCTGTGCAGAGGCAAATAAAAAGCTCATAATCTTAGATAGACCAAACCCTAACGGGATGTATATTGATGGACCAGTTTTAAAAAAAGAATTTTCTTCTTTTGTTGGTATGCATGCTATACCAATTCTTCATGGTTTAACAGTAGGAGAACTCGCTCATATGATTAATGGTGAAAAATGGTTAAGAAACGGAAATGTTTGCGATATAGAAGTGGTAAAAGTAGAGAATTATAACCATAAAATGACCTATAGCTTACCTATCAAGCCATCTCCAAATTTGCCTAATGACCAATCGATTAAACTATACCCATCTTTATGCTTTTTTGAAGCAACTCCAGTTAGTATTGGTAGAGGAACAGATTTCCCATTCCAAGTAATTGGGTACCCTAACAAAAATTTTGGAGAGTTTACTTTTACTCCTCGATCAATTGAAGGGGCTGCTACTAATCCTGTTTTAAAAGGAAAATTATGTTATGGTGAAGATTTAAGAACAGAAGAAGAAGGAGGATTACAGTTAAATTATATTGTTGAGTGGTACAATTTATATAAAAAATTTGAAGGTAAATCTGTAATAACAAAAAAGAAGTGGATGGATTTATTATCGGGTACAGATGCTTTACGTTTAGCAATTGAAGAAGGACAAACTGAAGATCAGATTAAAAAATCTTGGGAATTAGAGCTTCAAAAGTATAAAGAAATGAGAGCAAAATACCTTATTTACGATTGA
- a CDS encoding GGGtGRT protein, translating to MALFEGYERRIDKIEEVLKEYNFESLEAARKYVEEHGVDVYNIVTETQPIAFENAKWAYILGAAIAIRKGLTKATDIAAVLGEGIQAFCIPGSVADQRKVGIGHGNLAARLLHEETNCFAFLAGHESFAAAEGAIKIALSANKVRTNPLRVILNGLGKDAAYLISRINGFTYVKTQYDYQTGDLNIVEERRFSKGPRGTVKCYGADDVREGVSIMHLEDVDVSITGNSTNPTRFQHPVAGTYKKERLEEGKKYFSVASGGGTGRTLHPDNVGAGPASYGMTDTMGRMHSDAQFAGSSSVPAHVEMMGLIGMGNNPMVGASVAVAVALQEALSAELV from the coding sequence ATGGCTTTATTTGAAGGATACGAAAGAAGAATAGACAAAATTGAAGAAGTTCTTAAAGAATATAATTTTGAGTCTTTAGAAGCAGCAAGAAAATATGTTGAAGAGCATGGTGTTGATGTTTACAATATTGTTACTGAAACTCAACCTATTGCTTTTGAAAATGCAAAATGGGCTTATATATTGGGTGCTGCAATAGCAATTAGAAAGGGCTTAACTAAAGCTACTGATATTGCGGCTGTTTTAGGTGAAGGTATTCAAGCTTTTTGTATACCAGGGTCTGTTGCAGACCAAAGAAAAGTAGGAATTGGACATGGTAATCTTGCAGCAAGATTATTACATGAAGAAACAAACTGTTTTGCATTCTTAGCAGGACATGAATCTTTTGCTGCTGCAGAAGGAGCAATTAAAATTGCATTATCTGCAAATAAAGTAAGAACAAACCCTCTAAGAGTTATTTTAAATGGTTTAGGAAAAGATGCAGCTTATTTAATCTCAAGAATTAATGGTTTTACGTATGTGAAAACTCAATATGATTACCAAACAGGAGATTTAAATATTGTAGAAGAACGTCGTTTTTCTAAAGGACCAAGAGGAACAGTTAAATGTTATGGTGCAGATGATGTACGTGAAGGTGTATCAATTATGCATTTAGAAGATGTTGATGTTTCTATTACTGGTAATTCAACAAACCCTACTCGTTTTCAACATCCTGTAGCTGGTACATATAAAAAAGAGAGATTAGAAGAGGGTAAAAAGTACTTCTCTGTAGCATCTGGCGGAGGTACAGGGCGTACTCTTCACCCAGACAATGTTGGAGCAGGACCTGCTTCTTACGGAATGACAGATACAATGGGTAGAATGCACTCGGATGCACAATTTGCTGGTTCATCTTCTGTTCCTGCACACGTAGAAATGATGGGACTTA
- a CDS encoding iron-sulfur cluster assembly scaffold protein, which translates to MNYTAEIQGMCPLAQMGGNAHRNAPIPVEGRMVHAKDVYDISGLSHGVGTCAPQQGASKLTINVKNGIIEEALIETVGCSGMTHSAAMASEILPGKTIMEALNTDLVCDAINVAMKEIFSQFVYGRTQSAFSEDGLPIGAGLEDLGKGLRSQVGTTYGTRAKGVRYLEVAEGYVTRLAIDENDEVIGYEFVHLGKMMEMVQKGLDANEAMEKAKGNYGRFDEAERYIDPRHQ; encoded by the coding sequence ATGAATTATACAGCAGAAATTCAAGGCATGTGTCCATTGGCTCAAATGGGGGGTAATGCACATAGAAATGCACCAATTCCAGTCGAAGGTAGAATGGTTCACGCAAAAGACGTTTACGATATTTCTGGTTTATCTCATGGTGTTGGAACTTGTGCTCCTCAGCAAGGGGCATCTAAGTTAACTATAAATGTTAAAAATGGAATTATAGAAGAAGCATTAATTGAAACAGTAGGATGTTCAGGAATGACGCATTCAGCTGCGATGGCATCAGAAATTTTGCCAGGAAAAACAATTATGGAAGCTTTAAATACTGACCTTGTTTGTGATGCTATTAATGTAGCAATGAAAGAAATTTTCTCGCAATTTGTTTATGGTAGAACACAATCTGCATTTTCAGAAGATGGATTACCAATAGGAGCGGGTCTTGAAGATTTAGGTAAAGGATTAAGAAGCCAAGTTGGTACTACTTATGGTACTAGAGCTAAAGGTGTAAGATATTTAGAAGTAGCTGAGGGTTATGTTACAAGATTAGCTATTGATGAAAATGATGAAGTGATCGGGTATGAATTTGTTCACTTAGGTAAAATGATGGAAATGGTCCAAAAAGGATTAGATGCTAATGAAGCTATGGAAAAAGCGAAAGGCAATTATGGACGTTTTGATGAGGCAGAAAGGTACATCGATCCACGTCACCAATAA
- a CDS encoding oxygenase MpaB family protein, with protein MNNVDMDLRLQKDPLADETIRLIIEEEGIDRVNQILVELISSKEIPEIKNISLQNYFMESQKFIHDLDEDLIKQGQDFFEKHGPGLSAMLLCKSLPATYACANGAEVVYRTGQFMASKNQGLAPFTKRLMETAQFVINVMSEGGLNKSSKGIISAQKVRLMHAAIRYYLQKNHKKGHHHHVWDTEKLGEPINQEDMLGTLLSFSVFPIQGLEKLGVTVSPQEKKAYLYTWTVVGKILGVHPDIIPATFEEGEILGQKILDEQKAPSEAGHKLTEACVEFLKAVIPGEEFDGFPEAFMRFLLGDDLADIVGLDKHSSTKSTLVIKAVCKVFQIADHQKDESKLICAISERFNMLILQGVLNYFYKGQSVEFTIPPSLRKKWKIDNQPTWKEIISSPSLFNFRLSLQKHN; from the coding sequence ATGAATAATGTTGATATGGATCTTAGACTCCAAAAAGACCCGTTAGCAGATGAAACAATACGACTAATTATTGAAGAAGAAGGGATTGACAGAGTGAATCAGATCCTTGTAGAATTAATTAGTAGCAAAGAAATTCCCGAAATAAAGAACATTTCTTTACAAAACTATTTCATGGAGTCTCAAAAATTCATTCACGACTTAGATGAAGACCTTATAAAACAAGGACAAGATTTTTTTGAGAAACATGGCCCAGGTTTATCTGCTATGCTATTATGTAAATCATTACCTGCAACTTATGCTTGTGCTAATGGTGCAGAAGTGGTGTATAGAACAGGGCAGTTTATGGCATCAAAAAACCAAGGGTTAGCTCCATTTACTAAGAGGTTAATGGAAACGGCACAGTTTGTAATTAATGTAATGTCGGAGGGTGGTTTAAATAAATCCTCAAAAGGAATTATCAGTGCCCAAAAAGTGCGTTTAATGCATGCTGCAATACGTTACTATTTACAGAAGAATCATAAAAAAGGGCACCATCATCATGTTTGGGATACGGAGAAATTAGGAGAACCAATTAATCAAGAAGATATGTTGGGAACCCTCCTTTCATTTTCAGTTTTTCCAATTCAAGGTTTAGAAAAATTGGGAGTAACCGTATCACCTCAAGAGAAAAAAGCTTACTTATATACATGGACTGTTGTTGGTAAGATTTTAGGTGTTCATCCTGATATAATCCCTGCTACATTTGAAGAAGGAGAAATATTAGGTCAGAAGATCTTAGATGAACAAAAAGCCCCTTCAGAAGCTGGACATAAACTTACTGAAGCTTGTGTGGAATTTTTAAAAGCTGTAATACCAGGCGAAGAATTTGATGGTTTCCCAGAAGCCTTTATGAGATTTTTATTAGGAGATGACCTAGCTGATATTGTAGGATTAGATAAACATAGCTCTACAAAATCAACTTTAGTGATAAAAGCAGTGTGTAAAGTATTTCAAATTGCAGATCATCAAAAAGATGAATCAAAACTTATTTGTGCTATATCGGAAAGATTTAATATGCTTATTCTCCAAGGTGTACTTAATTATTTCTATAAAGGACAATCTGTTGAATTTACAATACCACCATCTTTAAGAAAGAAATGGAAAATTGATAATCAACCTACTTGGAAAGAGATCATATCATCTCCGTCACTTTTTAACTTCAGACTTAGCTTACAAAAACATAACTAA